From one Methylocystis echinoides genomic stretch:
- a CDS encoding sugar transferase, which yields MKQADVYHDLGGHIAMQQALNAGSLAQVIGQAPGHLVEVADVAVEKIVPEAPFVVRKLRFDWAAKRGLDVSVAVTALFLLLPLLLLIAFMIWATDRKAPIFRHMRIGRDGQRFGCLKFRSMVTDGDDVLAAHLAANPLAQAEWAATHKLTDDPRITPIGQVLRKTSLDELPQLWNVLRGEMSLVGPRPIVQAEIPRYGHAFVTCFAVPPGVTGLWQVSGRSNTTYAERVALDLDYATRWSLRRDLLIMLRTIPAVLEQRGSK from the coding sequence ATGAAGCAGGCAGACGTTTACCATGATCTCGGCGGTCATATCGCAATGCAGCAGGCGCTGAATGCTGGCAGCCTGGCTCAGGTGATCGGGCAAGCGCCGGGGCATTTAGTCGAGGTCGCGGATGTGGCCGTCGAAAAGATTGTGCCTGAGGCACCGTTCGTCGTTCGCAAGCTGCGGTTTGACTGGGCGGCCAAGCGAGGACTGGATGTCAGCGTGGCGGTGACCGCGCTGTTCCTGCTCCTGCCGCTGCTCCTGCTCATCGCCTTCATGATCTGGGCGACGGACCGCAAGGCGCCGATCTTCCGTCATATGCGTATCGGCCGCGATGGGCAGCGCTTCGGCTGCCTGAAGTTCCGATCGATGGTCACGGATGGCGACGACGTGCTCGCCGCGCATTTGGCGGCCAATCCGTTGGCCCAGGCCGAGTGGGCGGCGACCCACAAGCTCACCGACGACCCGCGTATCACGCCGATTGGGCAGGTCCTGCGCAAAACCTCCCTCGACGAGCTGCCGCAGCTTTGGAACGTGCTCCGCGGCGAGATGAGCTTGGTTGGCCCGCGCCCGATTGTTCAAGCCGAGATACCCCGCTACGGCCACGCGTTCGTCACCTGCTTCGCCGTGCCGCCGGGCGTTACCGGGCTGTGGCAGGTCTCGGGGCGGTCCAACACGACCTATGCTGAACGTGTGGCCCTGGACCTCGATTACGCCACCCGCTGGAGCCTGCGCCGCGATCTTCTCATCATGCTGCGCACCATCCCGGCTGTCCTCGAACAGCGCGGAAGCAAGTGA
- a CDS encoding glycosyltransferase, translating into MRVAIIHYWLVGMRGGEKVVEALCNLYPDADIFTHVYAPGAISPTINAHRVQTSFISKLPRATTKYKSYLPLMPMALEQLDLRGYDLIISSESGPAKGIIPPSDALHICYCHSPMRYIWNMYHDYRDRTGPLTRMLMPALAHYVRNWDAISAGRVHEFVANSSTVARRIEAYYHRPATVIHPPVDTAAFERVPPEQIGDFHLMVGELVRYKRPELAVEAFNQIRKPLVVIGGGEMLRELRGMAGPHVTILGPQPFNVLKHHYARCRALIFPGEEDFGIVPLEAMASGRPVIAYGKGGVTETVIDGVTGSFFYEQSSAALIDAVRRCEAMMPDPDRLVRRAAEFGVDRFSEEISHFIEAALKGRATFNKSQRVTSCAHIF; encoded by the coding sequence ATGAGGGTTGCGATTATACATTATTGGCTGGTCGGAATGCGAGGTGGGGAAAAAGTTGTCGAAGCCCTCTGCAATCTATACCCAGATGCCGATATCTTTACGCACGTATACGCCCCGGGCGCAATATCACCAACGATCAATGCGCATCGAGTTCAAACTTCATTCATTAGCAAATTGCCTCGCGCTACTACAAAATATAAGTCTTACTTGCCCTTGATGCCCATGGCGCTGGAGCAACTCGACCTGCGCGGGTATGACTTAATTATAAGCAGCGAATCGGGTCCCGCGAAGGGAATTATACCGCCGTCTGACGCGCTGCATATTTGTTACTGCCACTCTCCCATGCGATACATATGGAATATGTATCATGATTACCGCGACCGGACGGGCCCACTCACGCGCATGTTGATGCCGGCTCTTGCTCACTATGTCAGAAACTGGGATGCGATTTCTGCAGGCCGCGTTCACGAGTTCGTCGCCAATTCGTCAACCGTGGCTCGGCGGATTGAGGCGTACTATCATCGCCCGGCGACAGTCATTCACCCCCCGGTTGATACGGCGGCTTTTGAGAGGGTTCCGCCAGAGCAGATCGGCGACTTCCACCTGATGGTCGGCGAACTCGTTCGCTACAAGCGACCGGAATTGGCCGTCGAGGCGTTCAACCAAATACGCAAGCCTCTCGTCGTGATCGGCGGCGGCGAGATGCTCCGGGAGCTCCGCGGCATGGCTGGGCCTCACGTGACGATTCTAGGTCCGCAGCCCTTCAATGTTCTAAAGCATCATTACGCCCGATGCCGTGCCTTGATCTTCCCAGGGGAAGAAGATTTCGGCATTGTTCCATTAGAGGCGATGGCGAGCGGGCGCCCGGTTATTGCTTATGGCAAAGGTGGTGTCACTGAAACGGTCATTGACGGTGTGACTGGCAGCTTTTTCTATGAGCAATCTTCCGCGGCGCTGATCGACGCTGTGCGCCGGTGCGAAGCGATGATGCCAGATCCGGATCGACTCGTGCGTCGCGCGGCCGAATTCGGTGTTGATCGCTTTTCAGAAGAGATTAGCCATTTTATTGAAGCGGCCCTGAAAGGCAGGGCGACCTTCAACAAAAGTCAGCGAGTGACTAGTTGCGCTCATATATTCTAA
- a CDS encoding sugar transferase produces the protein MPSGAEPSSSNGVIAPQHRAELSDVADHVVEQVSEAAEAVAEAVLPSPPFVARGLRLDWAVKRGLDIGVAATALALLLPLMLLIAALVYVGDRKAPIFRHMRIGRDGKRFGCLKFRSMVTDGDAVLTAHLAANPQARIEWAATHKLSDDPRITTIGQVLRKTSLDELPQLWNVLCGEMSLVGPRPIVPAEVARYGRAFTTCFAVPPGVTGLWQVSGRSNTTYSERVVLDLDYATRWSLRRDFAIMMRTIPAVLAQRGSR, from the coding sequence ATGCCGAGTGGTGCCGAGCCCTCCTCTTCGAACGGTGTTATCGCACCGCAGCATCGAGCAGAGTTATCCGACGTGGCCGATCATGTTGTCGAGCAAGTGAGTGAGGCAGCGGAAGCGGTCGCTGAGGCGGTTCTACCTTCACCGCCATTCGTTGCCAGGGGCCTTCGGTTGGATTGGGCGGTCAAGCGTGGTCTGGATATCGGGGTGGCTGCCACGGCACTGGCTCTCCTTTTGCCGCTGATGCTGCTGATCGCCGCCCTGGTCTATGTCGGAGATCGCAAGGCGCCGATCTTCCGCCATATGCGCATCGGTCGTGACGGGAAGCGCTTCGGCTGCCTGAAGTTCCGCTCGATGGTGACAGATGGTGATGCTGTGCTTACCGCCCATCTCGCCGCCAACCCGCAGGCCCGGATTGAGTGGGCGGCCACACACAAGCTCAGCGACGATCCGCGTATCACCACCATCGGACAAGTGCTGCGCAAGACCTCGCTGGATGAGCTGCCGCAGCTCTGGAACGTGCTGTGCGGTGAGATGAGCTTGGTGGGTCCGCGTCCGATCGTGCCGGCTGAGGTCGCCCGTTACGGCCGGGCGTTCACCACTTGCTTTGCCGTCCCGCCAGGCGTCACCGGCCTATGGCAGGTCTCGGGTCGTTCCAACACCACCTACTCCGAGCGTGTCGTGCTGGATCTCGACTATGCGACTCGCTGGAGCCTGCGCAGGGATTTTGCGATCATGATGCGGACCATTCCCGCCGTCCTGGCCCAGCGCGGAAGTAGGTGA
- a CDS encoding glycosyltransferase family 4 protein — MEPSHGFAMNGRFLTQDLTGVQRYAWNVARHLNDTLDRLNVSAPILAPVSAADPQLSRMPLVQFGRIRGHRWEQFTLPTRWHGNLLNLCNTAPAIKTKQVVCIHDANIFIRPESYSAPFRAYYRFIQAVIARRSAKITSVSSYSATQIADHLPLTASQIVVLPNGHEHALDWEPQLAESAPSIVSGRRSGGERPFALVLGSRAPHKNLRLIMDIAPRLGQNGIDVIVAGGSARIYSNDAVTGGENVLFTGRIDDNDLAFLLDHALCLLFPSWTEGFGLPIVEAMARGCPVISSDRASMPEVCGDAALMAAPDDPAMWVKHIDSLRRSPYLREELVEAGRQRVNQFSWKTTAKAYADLMSG; from the coding sequence ATGGAACCGAGCCACGGGTTCGCCATGAACGGACGTTTCCTTACTCAGGATCTCACGGGCGTTCAGAGATACGCCTGGAACGTCGCGCGACATTTAAACGATACACTTGACAGGTTGAATGTCTCGGCACCGATCCTCGCGCCGGTCAGCGCCGCTGATCCGCAACTGTCACGGATGCCGCTTGTTCAATTCGGCCGCATCCGCGGCCACAGATGGGAGCAATTCACGCTTCCCACCCGTTGGCATGGAAATCTCCTCAATCTCTGCAACACAGCTCCAGCTATCAAGACCAAGCAGGTCGTTTGCATTCACGACGCGAATATTTTTATCAGACCTGAGAGTTACAGCGCTCCTTTCCGGGCCTATTATCGGTTCATTCAAGCCGTTATAGCTCGGAGATCAGCCAAGATTACCAGTGTCTCATCTTATTCAGCAACGCAGATCGCCGACCATCTTCCGCTGACAGCTTCCCAGATCGTTGTACTGCCCAATGGTCACGAGCATGCGCTTGATTGGGAACCTCAACTCGCCGAGTCCGCTCCCTCTATTGTTAGCGGCCGACGCAGCGGTGGAGAGCGCCCGTTTGCACTCGTCCTGGGCTCGCGCGCGCCTCATAAGAACCTGCGGCTCATCATGGACATTGCTCCGCGGCTTGGCCAAAACGGCATTGATGTCATTGTTGCCGGCGGATCTGCCAGAATATACTCTAATGACGCTGTAACGGGCGGCGAGAACGTTCTGTTCACCGGCCGAATCGACGACAACGATCTAGCTTTCTTGTTGGATCATGCGCTGTGCTTATTGTTCCCCTCTTGGACGGAAGGGTTCGGACTCCCGATAGTCGAAGCTATGGCACGAGGCTGCCCTGTTATTTCCTCAGATAGAGCGAGCATGCCCGAGGTCTGCGGAGACGCAGCTTTGATGGCCGCCCCCGACGATCCAGCGATGTGGGTTAAGCATATCGATTCGCTCCGGCGCTCTCCGTATCTGAGGGAGGAGCTGGTCGAAGCGGGCAGGCAGAGAGTAAATCAGTTTTCGTGGAAAACGACTGCAAAGGCCTACGCGGATTTGATGTCCGGGTGA
- a CDS encoding mannose-1-phosphate guanylyltransferase/mannose-6-phosphate isomerase: protein MYERLALIYPVVLCGGTGTRLWPASRESMPKQFARLVDAERSTFQATLARVSDATVFATPTVIASAEARFIVAEQRDQLGLSADILLEPQGRDSAAAVAVAALHAAASDPQAVVLIMAADHVVPDTAAFVDAVRRAAAGARAGYTMTLGIEPDRPATDYGYIRRGEPIAEAEGAARVARFVEKPTQAGAEALITDGALWNSGYFLFRADLMLAELEAFVPAVLAAARAALEAAVTDLDFVRLDAAAFAQAPKISIDYAVMERTARAGVLPVSFAWSDVGTWDAVWQVLDHDEAGNAVRGRVSLIGTKNSLVHSQGEGLTAVVGLEDVVVVSTPDAVLVASKAHSGKVKELVGALRAQGAPEADAHLRMYRPWGWYQRIDLGERFQVKRIQVVPGG, encoded by the coding sequence ATGTACGAGCGTCTTGCACTTATATATCCGGTAGTTTTGTGCGGCGGGACGGGGACGCGGCTGTGGCCGGCGTCGCGGGAGAGCATGCCCAAGCAGTTCGCCCGGCTGGTCGACGCCGAGCGCTCGACCTTCCAGGCGACGCTGGCGCGGGTGTCGGACGCCACCGTCTTCGCCACGCCCACCGTCATCGCCTCGGCCGAGGCCCGCTTCATCGTCGCCGAGCAGCGCGACCAGCTGGGCCTGTCCGCCGACATCCTGCTCGAGCCGCAGGGCCGCGACTCCGCCGCGGCCGTGGCGGTGGCGGCGCTGCACGCCGCCGCCAGCGACCCGCAGGCCGTGGTGCTGATCATGGCGGCCGACCACGTCGTGCCCGACACGGCGGCGTTCGTGGACGCCGTGCGGCGCGCGGCCGCCGGGGCGCGCGCCGGCTACACGATGACGCTCGGCATCGAGCCCGACCGGCCGGCCACCGATTACGGCTACATCCGCCGCGGCGAGCCGATCGCCGAGGCCGAGGGCGCGGCCCGCGTCGCCCGCTTCGTCGAGAAGCCTACCCAAGCCGGCGCCGAGGCGCTGATCACCGACGGCGCCCTGTGGAACTCGGGCTACTTCCTGTTCCGCGCCGACCTGATGCTGGCCGAGCTGGAGGCGTTCGTCCCCGCGGTGCTGGCGGCCGCGCGCGCGGCCCTGGAGGCGGCGGTGACCGACCTCGACTTCGTCCGCCTCGACGCGGCGGCCTTCGCCCAGGCGCCCAAGATCTCGATCGACTACGCGGTGATGGAGCGGACCGCCCGGGCCGGGGTGCTGCCGGTGTCGTTCGCGTGGTCGGATGTCGGCACCTGGGACGCGGTCTGGCAGGTGCTGGACCACGACGAGGCCGGCAACGCCGTGCGCGGCCGGGTGTCGCTGATCGGGACCAAGAACAGCCTCGTGCACAGCCAGGGCGAGGGCCTGACGGCGGTGGTGGGCCTGGAGGACGTCGTGGTGGTCTCGACCCCCGACGCGGTGCTGGTGGCCTCCAAGGCGCATTCGGGCAAGGTGAAGGAGCTGGTCGGCGCCCTGCGGGCGCAGGGCGCCCCGGAGGCGGACGCGCACCTGCGGATGTATCGGCCCTGGGGCTGGTACCAGCGCATCGACCTCGGCGAGCGCTTCCAAGTGAAGCGGATCCAGGTGGTGCCGGGCGG